From the Deinococcus gobiensis I-0 genome, the window CGGTGGGACGGGCGGGTCCACGGCCGGGCGTCTGGCCATGCCGGTGCGTCCGGCCCCGGCGGCCCGCAGCGACACCCCGGCGACCCGCCCGGAATCGGCCATCGGCACCGCCGCCTTCCTGAAAAAGCCTGCGACGGGCAGTGCGCAGCAGCCGACCGCCCCCGAGAGCGCGGACGCGCAGGCGTCGGCCGAGGGCAGCGCCCCGCCCCGCCCGCAGGCCCATCCCGGCATCGTGCCCATGCCGGCCAGCCATGTGGAGGCCAAGGCCCAGGGCACGCCCCTCTCGGCCGAGGAGAAAGCCAACCCCAACGCCCACTGAGGCCAAGGCCCGAGAGGGCCGGCAGGGTGCAGGCGGCTCATCCGACAAGGGTGGGCCGCTCTTGATTCGTGTCTCTCAAGTTCTGCTACCCTGCCCCCATGACCGCCACCGCCCAGCGCAGCACCCGCCAGCGAGACGTGATTTCCCGTGTGCTGGACACGGCCGAGGGGCCGCTGGGTGTCGCGGAGGTGCTGGAGCGCGCTCAGAGCGATCTGCCCGGCCTGGGGATCGCCACGGTGTACCGGACCCTCAAGCTGCTCACCGATCAGGGCCGCATCCATCCCGTGACCCTGGACGGCGAGACGCTGTACGAGGCGTCGGGCCGGGGCCACCACCACCATTTTTCCTGCACGTCGTGCGGCAAGGTGTTTACGCTGCATACCTGCCCGGTCGCCCTGCCGCGCGGCACGGTGTACCCCGGCGGCTTCATCGTCGAGGCGCACGAGGTCACGCTCTACGGCCGTTGCCCGCAGTGCGCCGCGCCCCAGGCCTGAGCCCCGCGCATCACGTCTGCCCGCCCCCCTGGAACCGCTCCCAGATGGGGCCTTATGCTGAGAGGCGATGCTCAACCCAGACCTCTCGGCCCGGCTGCGGACCGCCTTCGACGACGACCGCGACGCCGATACCTTTTTGCTGCGCCTGGACCGCTACGGCGACGACCTGGAGCGCAGCCTGCGCGCCGTGTATGGGGACCGGACCCCGGCCCTGGTCGAGCGGCTGCTGGAGATCATGCTGCATGCCTTCCACGCCCGCCCCGCCGACCTGAAACGGCTGGACGAGGCGCGGCTGCTGCGCCCCGACTGGCTCCAGTCGCCCGACATGGTGGGCTACGTCGCCTACGCCGACCGATTCGCGGGCACGCTGCGTGGGGTGGGCGAGCATCTGGACTACCTGTCGGACCTGGGTGTGCGCTACTTCCACCTCATGCCGCTGCTCAAGCCCCGCGAGGGCGAGAACGACGGCGGTTACGCGGTGGCCGACTACCGCGCCGTGCGTCCCGACCTGGGCAGCATGGACGATCTCTCGGCGCTGGCGCAGGGGCTGCGGGGCCGGGGCATCAGCCTCGTGCTCGATCTCGTGCTCAACCACGTCGCCTCCGAACACGACTGGGCGGCGCGCGCCCGCGCGGGCGAGGAAAAGTACCGCGACTACTTCCATATCTTCCCCGACCGCACGCTGCCGGGCGCCTATGAGCGCACGCTGCCCGAGGTGTTCCCCGATTTCGCGCCGGGCAACTTCACCTTCGACCCCGCGCTGGGCCGCCTGCTGGACGCGCCCGCGCCCGCCGAGGCCCCCAAGCCGAAGAAGGGCAGCCGCAAGAAGGCCGCCGCGCCCGCCGAGGCGGCCCTGTCCGTCGCCCGCCAGACCGACGGCGCGGGCGGCTGGGTCTGGACCACCTTCAACACCTACCAGTGGGACCTGAACTGGGCCAACCCCGACGTGTTCGTGGAATTTCTGGACATCATCCTGTACCTCGCCAACCGGGGGGTCGAGGTGTTCCGGCTCGACGCCATCGCCTTCATCTGGAAACGGCTGGGCACCGACTGCCAGAACCAGCCCGAGGTCCACGAGCTCACGCGGGCGCTGCGGGCGGCGGCGCGCGTCGTGGCCCCGGCGGTAGCCTTCAAGGCCGAGGCCATCGTGGCCCCGCACGACCTGATCCACTACCTGGGCACGCGCGACCACCACGGCAAGGTCAGCGACATGGCCTACCACAACAGCCTGATGGTGCAGCTCTGGAGCAGCCTCGCCTCGCGCGACACCCGCCTCATGCAGGAGGCGCTGCTGGCCTTCGCGCCCAAGCCCACCAACACCACCTGGGGCATGTACGTGCGCTGCCACGACGATATCGGCTGGGCCATCAGCGACGCCGACGCCGCGCGCGCCGGGCTCTCGGGGCCGGGGCACCGGCATTTCCTGTCGGATTTCTACAGCGGCATGTTCCCGGGGACCTTCGCGCGCGGGCTGGTCTTCCAGTACAACCCGGCGACCGGCGACCGGC encodes:
- a CDS encoding Fur family transcriptional regulator; the protein is MTATAQRSTRQRDVISRVLDTAEGPLGVAEVLERAQSDLPGLGIATVYRTLKLLTDQGRIHPVTLDGETLYEASGRGHHHHFSCTSCGKVFTLHTCPVALPRGTVYPGGFIVEAHEVTLYGRCPQCAAPQA
- a CDS encoding alpha-amylase family protein, whose product is MLNPDLSARLRTAFDDDRDADTFLLRLDRYGDDLERSLRAVYGDRTPALVERLLEIMLHAFHARPADLKRLDEARLLRPDWLQSPDMVGYVAYADRFAGTLRGVGEHLDYLSDLGVRYFHLMPLLKPREGENDGGYAVADYRAVRPDLGSMDDLSALAQGLRGRGISLVLDLVLNHVASEHDWAARARAGEEKYRDYFHIFPDRTLPGAYERTLPEVFPDFAPGNFTFDPALGRLLDAPAPAEAPKPKKGSRKKAAAPAEAALSVARQTDGAGGWVWTTFNTYQWDLNWANPDVFVEFLDIILYLANRGVEVFRLDAIAFIWKRLGTDCQNQPEVHELTRALRAAARVVAPAVAFKAEAIVAPHDLIHYLGTRDHHGKVSDMAYHNSLMVQLWSSLASRDTRLMQEALLAFAPKPTNTTWGMYVRCHDDIGWAISDADAARAGLSGPGHRHFLSDFYSGMFPGTFARGLVFQYNPATGDRRISGTAASLAGLEQAQDLGDEALTELAVRRLLLLHAVTLGFGGVPLLYMGDELALLNDYAFADVPEHAPDNRWVHRPRMDWARAAAAQAQPGTPAGRVNAGLRALIRARAATPHLHASIESRPVPSPDPRLLMLRRDHPLGVMLQVYNFSEERVTLPAYVLRGHLGAAATDQLGDGTFDLGRPSVTLGAYRALWLVSREE